A segment of the Pseudoliparis swirei isolate HS2019 ecotype Mariana Trench chromosome 4, NWPU_hadal_v1, whole genome shotgun sequence genome:
GTGGAATTACAAGATGTGCCGGAGACCAACAGCACAGTAATTAGTTCAGAGAAACTGTATGGACTGAATGCTATGGAAAGGTTTAGTTTATTCAGGGACACTATTCCCATTCAAGAAAGGCTTCATTTTACTCAATTTGACATAAATTATGAAAATATACAGGATAAAAACGTTTTTTAGCAGTGTCAAATGAGCCAATAATATATTGAAACATGCAAACTGTAAATTGTTTGTCTGCTTGATGGCGttctgatgaacacatgaacctgCGCTTAGCCTTTAACCCCATACCACgttaaaatgcatttttattGATTGACTGCAGCAAAGGCTGTTacaagttgttttgttttgtttaagacATTGCTATCTGGTAATATGTAATGACATATGAATCACTGTCTTCATAAATGTGATGAATCTTATGAGTAATAGTGGGTACGGCACACCTTTGGATCTCATGCCACTTATTGGCCCTAACCGTGTTCATTGTAATCACTTAAAGAAGATTTGGCCCAACATTAAAAATCACATGGACGTATTTTAATCACAGCGCCAGTGgtgatttatattttaaattctctaaaccatttaaattaaaataactaTGACAGTGAGGTTTTTATTTCTCAGTAAAATATATGGCAGTTCTTTGTTTAATGAAGCAAATATATTAAAGCCATTTACACACAAGCTCTTTTATTGGCTAGATGTAAGTGACGTAGTAATTCTGATTGGCTCGCAGTTTGAGGTGAAACATTTGACTGGCCAATAGACTACGATCAAGCTCACTCACTTCATACAGACACTCATGTTGGACATATATAAAGCCCTGCACTGTACGGAGTGCTCAGCAGATTCACAAGTGAGACTATCATTGCATTTCTTCATTAATAGAAGATTTATTACCTCACTGTGAGTATTGATAAAAGACGgcttttttaaaatgatgtACATTATGCTGTCATTGTTGAATATTAGATGATGCCGTTTTTTGAGAAGGCGAGAATTTAGTGGACTGGATAGCCACCAGTGGATACTGGGTGCTAACAGTGGGGAGAAGCAGCTGATAATTCTGCTAATGGACAGAGCTGCTGTTATAGTTGCTGGCAATGCTATCAGTTTCAGCATACCACCAATAACTCTTCTATCTGCCTCCGCAAGTTCAGCAGCTCTAACAGTGAGGCTGagtaggagggagggaagattCATAGCAGTGATGCATGCAGTAGATGAGGAAGTCCGTACTAATAAGAAATCATGTCTACTTGAATCAAATGTtgtggacatttaaaaaatatatatttgcaatATTTTGGATGACCTTGTTTGTATTGTATGTGTTTTCCACAGGGAATTATGATCATGCTGAAACTCTTGAATCTCCTTCTTGCCTGTGCACTGATCAGTTGTCAGATGTACAACTCACAGGCAGCTCCATCCAGGTGAGAGTTATGGCATTATTCCGTAAAGAATaacatatttgtaaatatttgtaaactttattttaattattttaattatgttaagaaataaatgtgttcCAAATTATTCCTGCAGAACAGTTTTCCTCGTTTAACATAACTAATCACATacgttgatgtttttttaataagttTAATTTCCTCAAAACTCCAAAGATCAGTTTGCTTTAAATGTAAAAGTGCTGATGTTTGCTTTTCAAAGAAATGAAACCAATGTTTCCAGATTACTTAatcaaatatgtattttcaGAACTAGTAAGGAGTCAATGTTAGATGGAGTCATGCAATCGAATAATGATGCCCAAAGGTTACTCAGAGCTTTCAAGGAGTTCATGCAGATAACATCAGATGAGCAAGAGCACAACACAGCTGATGGAACCAGGTATGgcttttattgtttgttggtATTATTGTACTATTTTAACCCTGATCATAATACATTGTAATATAGAATGTggcatctatctacctatctatctatctcagcAACATATAACACACTTTAGTTTATAAGTCCAACAGCTCCAACTTtggtctttatttattttttatcacgGTATATAGTGAAATTCATATAAAACTACTCTCTGTCATAATCTGTTCATGCATGGACTGGAGTTAGcaattcatccatccatttatTCAGTATAATAGTAAATGACATGCCTGGAAGGCGTGTCATAAAACTGAAGAGAGCATGACATCAACGGGCAGGAGAGAACATGCATGATATTCTAGAAACTGAACATGCATAGCATGACAGCTCAACTACAACAGATATCTTGATATGCCTCTTAGCATGcaattcaaatattaatttaacgcatgacattttagaaaatcatgcatgtaattattaatattcatgtgcATGCAACAGTTATGTAAGCCTGTTTCTGCACGTTTGTCTCTGTCCCTAACAGCTTGGATAGACCCCTTTCTAAGCGCTGCATCGGCTTAAGCACTTGTATGCTGGGCCAACTCTCCCAGGATATTCACAAACTCCAAACCTATCCCCGCACCAACGTGGGAGCAGAGACGCCCGGCAAGAAGCGAAGTCTCTCTGAGCCATTTGAAAACTACGGCAACTCATACAATTGAAACTCTCATATTCAGCCTGTCTATTCTTCTGTCTGCCTGTGTTAACGTTTGCTTGTTCATCCAGATCTGTTTCCATTCACCAGACTGCTGATGCATGTGAATCCGATTTGTCTGACTAACTTCATAGAAAAAGCTTTGCTTTAATTTTCCACTCTACTAAGGTAGTTccgtacaatacaataaaatatagaaaCAGCTAAACACACTTCTAATGTTTCCTCTTCATACTAACCTGGTTCTACTTTAATAAATTCATGTTTTACTTGGAAGCTGTTTTAAATTCCTTCACTATTGAAAACATAGGTTGTACATCACTCattgaataaaacatgaaaggAGAAAAGGGTAAGCATGACAACAATGCACACACAATTCACAgaatcatttaaaacattttttgtatttCCATTGTGTTTCATTTGTTGTTAATGATGCTAAGCAATACTGTTAAAACATGTTTCGCTCAGATGACCTGACCTGACCTTGAGTATCCTCCTGTGATGAACTGTGTTCACTCTCTTTTCCATTATTGCAAGTAACGCAACGGCACAGAAGCGGGGATGCAACACATCCACCTGTGTAACCCACCGCTTGGCGGACTTCCTGAGTCGGTCAGGAGGACTGGGACACAGAAACTTTGTTCCCACCAACGTGGGGGCCCTGGCGTTTGGCAGACGGAGGCGGCGCGGCCCTGCGTGAGCACAAGGGCAGACACGCGGTACGTTAGCTCTCATTTCAGCATGCAATGTCCACAACGTACGTCAAGTCATTCAACGTTACAGATGTGTATCATAATGAGTTGTGAAATTCCGATTATGGGTAACTACATTCTAAATCAATCAATtctgttatgtttttttaagtatGGATGTTTACAAGTTACTGTGTTCATTGAGAGAGATCCCTGTGGCCAAAAAAGGTCTTTTACCACTTAGGAACTTTGATAACAATGTATCTCACTTTCTCTAGCTCTATACAGTCAATCTATGAGAAAAAATCTTTCTTTATAGTTtaactttttattgttttattttctctctttagcTCTTTAGGACAGAGTGCCTTCTTTGAGGGACACAACTGCATCATCATCTACCTGCAAGCACTTGGAAACATGAACATGTACAGAAGACCATTCATCCCAAACATGGACTGATCTCTTGTTTTCAGAAAGCTGTCAGTAAATTCTTCTCGGTCTGTGCTTCAGAAGAGAGAAATAACGAGCACTGGTATCGTCGTCATCAAGGGAAGAAAACCCAACTAAACTTAAATATGTTTTCCTTCGCTCAAAGGGATGACATTGTATTTTTCTCTGTCTTTGCTTGTATTCTATTATTCTGACCTGTATCTGCTTAACAGTTAGGCAAAGTGGAAGTGTGATACTGAATGTCTGCGCTACCAACACATCCTTTAACAACTGTGGCTGTCTTGTGCTTTGATGTAACACTTCTACTTCATTATAGTACACAATGCGAGGGTAAAAAATGTACTCATGATTCTAAATATTGTAATAACCGTGACTTGAAAGAAGGAATAAATTGTATTTTAGCTACATTAGGCTTTCATGTCttgctgtgtttttgtttgattgGGTGATATAAGCTGTAAAACATACCTCTGCTATCCAGCAGCatctatttacattttaaaagattCATAGAATGTGTTATGAGAAGCATCAAATCATGCAGTTTATGATATTCATTTATCATGGGATTAGAGAAAGGCCACATTGCATTTACTACACATGAGTAAGTAAATTACTTTGTGCATTGTAAACTATTATTTGATATTCTTTTGTTATGAGATACAACATCTCAAAACATTAATTCAATACCTGGCTCATTTAGCCATCCAGTAGTTACAATAAGTCACAGTTTTTTCATTTGATATATAAAGCCTCTCTCAAGAACAAGAGGTGTGCTCAACTTCTTTTGTGCTTTGTTGCATCTATATTAACATCTATATTAATCAATATAATTTGTTGTCATGCTCTTTCCCCATCTTCTAACCAAACAGAGGTATTTAACAAACCGTAACCATACTATCTTTGGGCATCTTGTCTGGAATTTATCTTAGTTTAGCTTACACAGCTTAGTTTAGATAACATTCTCTAGTCAAGTAATCATATTTATAGGTTTTGTGATATAATCTGTTTTTGATGGGAAATCTATTGAGAGACTGATTATGAATATATTCTATCTATAGACAGGGAGGGCTGTTTTGGGAAAAACCACCAAGTGAATGCCTGATAAATGCATTTTAAGACATTTGTAAAGAATTTGCCAAAAAATCATCGCCATAAAGCAGGCTTGCTCACTGATTTGTAACATTGCCAACAATAGCCCAAAACACCAAGAGAGATGACATGGCAAAATCTCTGATGGTTGACACATTTATATTGGCTCAATGTACGTAATGCCAAACCCTATTGTGCACACATGTTGTGCTGCAGCTGTTAAATGATCATCGAAAAATGTATAAGATATTTAGTATATTACACCTATTTAACTTAGAGTATGGACATACCACCAGAGGTGGGCGGGCTATTGGGGATACCGGGGAAAATCCCAGGTAGGTCGACGTACATATGATATATATCTGGCATATATCCTTAATCTATCAAACTAACAGAAAGAAAGCTCTCAGAGAGCTTGACTCTTATTCTGATGATTAATAAACAAtatttgtttacatattttgaaaacataaaaaaatatatgtaaacatattttgATCTGGATCTGAACCAGTGAGATGCCGAGATCAGTGAGACGTACGCTAGCTaggtgacgttccacgtccctCGAGCTCGTCTCACCAGGTTTCCCTGGTCCGGGCGAGGTAGCTTCATTCATGGACGGCTATTCATCAGGGTTTTtggacatatacatacacatacgttgatacgtatatatacataaacatatatagagGCACGTGCACAAACattgggggcaggtgctcaaacccaaaaaagggcacccattgccaaaaatgttttgtttcagagttgaagcataagtaGCAATACACAAGTTAAGCTGTCCTTGAACTGCGTTTTCCtctagacagctagcttacattttcctttaataataaagatgaattattatatagcaacaacagtacaagtgttctgattggctaatgggtcgtcatgccagccacgtattgccctcctcgctggtctgatacggatccatattgccctctgacgttattttcaaaatgagcgatattgatagacatcaacagccaagaggaaattcagaagcagcgaaaatgtgttattgaaagtgatgaaaattagaaactatagtttgaatcacttgtgatgttactttactgtaaattataactattttagctgagctgtgttgtccgttttctagaagattgatcgttgtaagactggaacagaccaaacaaagagatacataacacataaaacaatgaggtaCAAGGATAGCGTGACACAGAGACCTAGTATTATTAGCATAATATAACtgctattttctagctgtgaattctcgtgacatttataaacatactttcgaaattgtctaaaccCCATCAGAATcaaaatcagaaacagttttattgccaggaatgtttacacaaacgaggattttttttggcggaaggtgcaacatttagacatgacaaacaacaatcaacgcgacagcaacagtaaacttaagtataagataagataagataaagataaagataaagtgctcggacaacaaataatgttaaagtgtttaggtgtgtgtttcaagagatgtgtgtttaagttaaagtgcatgttacatgtgacgtgtgtgtggaggaggcctccaggagggaagaagaaggaggagggaggaggagtagtaggaagaagaagaagaagaagaagaaggaggaggaggaggagaaggaagaggaaggagggggaagaaggaggagagaggaaggaggaagaagaggaggtagttctgggggtgacagagtcagtcagtgggggacccgggctccattgatgagcccgactgctgacgggaaaaaacttttggtgtggcgggaggtctttgtcctgatggaccgcagcctcctaccagaggggagggactcgaacaagGTGTGACCAGGATGGGAGGGGTCAGTGACAAtccttctggcccgcttcagtgacctggaagtgaacaggacctggagggaaggcagattgcagccaataaccctctcggccgagcggatgatgctctgcagcctgcacttgtctttggccttggctgcagggtgccagacggtgatggaggagcagatgatggactcaacgatggccgtgtagaagtgtaccatcattttccctggcaggttgaatttcctcagctgcctcaggaagaacatcctctgctgggccttcttggtgatggagccgatgttcagctcccacttgaggtcctgggtgatgatggagcccaggaagcggaaggactccacagcgtcgacgggggagtcacacaggatgagaggggcgggtggggctgcattcttcCTGTAATCCACAActatctccactgtctttagagcgttgagctccaggttgttctggctgcaccaggtcaccaggtggtcagtctcccacctgtaggcggtctcgtccccaccagagatgagtccaatgagggtggtgtcatccgcgaacttcaggagcttgacggactggtgactggaggtgcagctgttggtgtaaaGGGAGAAAAGGCAAttatacaacacaaagaagatgcctgcctgtatatctctccctctctctcttcattaaacatgacgtcagtaaacagctggacaaggctttgaaatcacggattttaGGAgcccaaaataaatacaaaatatttttccattttaCCTGGAGGCATTATTTATCAATCTAGATTGTTTTGGAGTGAGTTGTGTGTCGTAGATATCGTCTATAGAGGTGTCTGTCTTCTCCATCTAGTTCCAATATAATGCAACTAGATTGCCCTCGACTTGTGGTCGAGGGCAATCGAGTTACGAATACAGTTggtaatacatttataatattttaatggACAAAAGTATGTAGTGTATACAGTAATATAGCATAGTAATAACAAAGTGTGCTTTCTTAGTCATTGGAATATGCCAAATGTGTAACTTCTAGcataatatcatatttataatatacaaaaaaattaaatgtcacTCACTGCTGGATGTATAAAGAGCCAATTGTCTGTTGACAAGATCACTATAACAACTTGAAAGGTGGAGATATGTTAATATAGGTTTCACAAATTCTGCTGCCCCCAAGAGAAAACTTTGAGTGAAGTTTCTGCTGCTTTTTGTGCACTTGAGATTAAATCTCAGGTTAGTGCTTACACTGATGTTAAATTAGAGGCCCCATTGATAATTGTGGTACATTAGAGGCCTTTTAAgacattaaatatatgtatactatgTGTAGATCTGAAATGTCTGTTAAACATGTGTTGATTGTGTGCATAATGCAGATATTCTACAAGTattattgtttttgtcaaagAATTGAGTCAGATATCATGGTCCTAAAATGTGTGGGTTCTGTACGACTAAAGGGTTGAATC
Coding sequences within it:
- the calca gene encoding calcitonin/calcitonin-related polypeptide, alpha, translated to MCFPQGIMIMLKLLNLLLACALISCQMYNSQAAPSRTSKESMLDGVMQSNNDAQRLLRAFKEFMQITSDEQEHNTADGTSLDRPLSKRCIGLSTCMLGQLSQDIHKLQTYPRTNVGAETPGKKRSLSEPFENYGNSYN